From one Anopheles cruzii chromosome 3, idAnoCruzAS_RS32_06, whole genome shotgun sequence genomic stretch:
- the LOC128271350 gene encoding 60S ribosomal protein L36, translated as MAPRYELCVGLNRGHKTTKIKQLQYRGDRKVKGVRPSRTKGIQTKHTKFVRDLVREVVGHAPYEKRGMELLKVSKDKRALKFLKRRLGTHIRAKRKREELSNILAHMRKAAHK; from the exons ATGGCTCCGAGATACGAACTGTGCGTTGGCCTGAACCGTGGCCACAAGACCACCAAGATAAAGCAGCTGCAGTACCGCGGAGACCGCAAGGTCAAGGGAGTTCGTCCGTCCCGCACGAAGGGT ATCCAAACCAAGCACACCAAGTTCGTGCGCGATCTGGTGCGTGAGGTCGTCGGCCATGCCCCGTACGAGAAGCGCGGTATGGAGTTGCTGAAGGTGTCGAAGGATAAGCGTGCGCTCAAGTTCCTGAAGCGACGCCTCGGTACGCACATCCGCGCCAAGAGGAAGCGTGAGGAGCTGTCCAACATTCTGGCCCACATGCGCAAGGCCGCCCACAAGTAA
- the LOC128273799 gene encoding histone H4 transcription factor: MVKPSKKRKRQQSGNEQKAAKKPKPQSTSKEQVREESIVGTDSTIRDDPVLDHRNGKVQQWMQQQEPFETVGYDDVEDEISEDENEQSTVLPEDTEIPMRISLKNRNELERRTSVKYECEWSKCQFLTGHDRKYFQHIERHAAKASVNGDGCFACLWDLCDFVADNLDELVSHVHYHGYHTKLKVHGASLNILLKIHKCNYDSRMRNTITSRRITFECEWEGCGEHINKVMEFFYHIQSHILDMFPTGQKHTDEPVRCGWSFCDKTFSGLQRFTKHMLKHTGQKDIACYNCGDMFCERVKYIDHCNRQIELGRRKYQCTECDRYYSTERLLKNHMNSHKKQASCPSCPLAFATQTALSRHILARHLKERPFMCNECSYRSVTKYELEKHIVTHSTNAQKNLYRCSEFGCNAVYKCEASIKRHISSHYRQPTHYECHICSKSYTMGYTLSKHLHQLHHMERQPGHNRFRYKLDTDGIYRLATYVERNKNSTASARGRSVVDATDSDKVPEKSESEAEKAEPKRQMKTRSSSVKLDPAVSAIEPIGHNVFAVQVSFPVVSGDQSQSGDEVDEMVTESPEQPVQANGTEAKRTKSQAQPQPEEKTTPKAKKVQDFTVMKRYLKVSKMPKIDGKLG; this comes from the exons ATGGTGAAACCAAGCAAGAAACGCAAGCGTCAGCAAAGTGGCAACGAGCAAAAGGCGGCAAAGAAGCCGAAACCACAGTCAACGTCGAAGGAACAGGTACGTGAGGAGAGTATCGTTGGGACGGATTCTACGATCCGCGACGACCCGGTACTGGATCATCGGAATGGCAAGGTGCAGCAGtggatgcagcagcaggagccgtTCGAAACCGTTGGCTACGATGATGTGGAAGATGAAATTTCGGAGGATGAAAACGAGCAATCGACTGTGTTGCCCGAAGACACAGAG ATACCGATGAGGATATCGCTGAAAAACCGAAATGAACTGGAGAGACGCACCAGTGTCAAGTATGAGTGCGAATGGAGCAAGTGCCAGTTCCTGACCGGGCACGATCGTAAATATTTCCAGCACATCGAACGGCACGCGGCAAAGGCGAGTGTTAACGGTGACGGTTGCTTCGCTTGCCTGTGGGATTTGTGCGATTTTGTGGCAGACAACTTAGACGAGCTAGTGAGCCACGTTCATTACCATGGTTACCACACCAAGCTAAAGGTGCACGGGGCGAGTCTGAACATCTTGTTGAAGATTCACAAGTGCAACTACGATAGCCGTATGCGAAACACCATCACCAGTCGGCGGATCACCTTCGAGTGCGAATGGGAGGGTTGTGGCGAGCACATAAACAAGGTGATGGAATTTTTTTATCACATCCAATCACACATTCTCGACATGTTTCCAACGGGTCAAAAGCATACCGACGAGCCAGTGCGCTGTGGCTGGTCGTTCTGTGACAAAACATTCAGCGGACTACAGCGCTTTACGAAGCACATGTTGAAGCATACGGGTCAGAAAGACATCGCCTGCTACAACTGTGGGGACATGTTTTGTGAGCGCGTCAAGTATATCGATCACTGCAATCGACAGATCGAACTGGGTC GTCGAAAGTATCAATGCACAGAGTGTGACCGATATTACTCCACCGAACGGCTGCTAAAGAATCACATGAATTCCCACAAGAAGCAAGCTAGTTGTCCGAGTTGCCCGCTGGCGTTCGCGACACAAACGGCCCTATCGCGGCATATACTCGCGCGCCACCTAAAGGAACGGCCGTTCATGTGCAACGAGTGCAGCTACCGGTCGGTGACGAAGTATGAACTGGAGAAACATATTGTCACGCACAGCACGAACGCACAGAAGAATCTTTACCGGTGTTCCGAATTCGGTTGTAACGCAGTGTACAAATGTGAGGCTTCCATCAAACGG cACATTAGCAGTCACTACCGTCAACCGACGCACTACGAGTGCCACATATGCTCCAAAAGCTACACCATGGGATACACGCTGTCGAAACACTTGCACCAGCTGCATCACATGGAGCGACAGCCCGGGCATAACCGCTTCCGGTACAAACTCGACACGGACGGTATCTATCGGCTGGCAACGTATGTTGAGCGAAACAAGAACTCAACAGCCTCAGCCAGGGGGAGATCTGTCGTGGATGCAACGGATTCGGACAAGGTGCCGGAAAAATCAGAATCTGAAGCGGAAAAGGCTGAGCCCAAACGGCAGATGAAGACGCGGTCGTCATCGGTCAAATTGGATCCCGCGGTTAGCGCTATCGAACCGATCGGTCACAATGTGTTCGCAGTTCAGGTTTCGTTTCCGGTGGTTTCCGGTGACCAATCGCAGTCGGGCGACGAAGTTGACGAAATGGTTACGGAATCACCGGAGCAACCAGTGCAGGCGAACGGGACGGAGGCGAAACGTACCAAAAGCCAAGCCCAGCCGCAACCGGAGGAGAAAACTACACCAAAAGCAAAGAAAGTGCAAGATTTTACGGTAATGAAGAGATACCTGAAGGTGAGCAAAATGCCCAAAATTGACGGCAAACTCGGTTGA
- the LOC128270020 gene encoding histone H4 transcription factor-like, translated as MGKKVKSNDTGLDETMPSAKVKQESGGAPETASTSAEPAASGLYTALDAMIDDPFQDLDWEELLRYDGNLTDELPADTEKRLRDTLANVPEKERLNRVDYRCEWADCRFRTRKDDLFFPHVEEHAEMAEPNAHRNYHCEWDLCDFITAKADLLISHLHYHGYHMKLKTHAASLHKLIDIPKCNRDFDKRNFISDQPMSYTCAWDGCEERFVKVMEFFEHVVTHTKAYNAANADAGRIVPCLWKDCKYRYKRCMPQYHLMLHCGKKTIACFVCGEMLSVRHRYIQHCSRMMDLRFRKYQCMECGTYYSTAALYQKHVYIHRDAAKLECPHCPFKCFFASRMKLHSAKHNRNVEKPFPCDKCEYRARTAKDIQQHTETHDQIHRCPEFGCNMVFKTAQSKGQHMREHFNLTKKRFECHICKAKYLSGAPLSKHLFFEHKIKRVPGFTLLRYKRDTDGMFRLRTYVERRTNGNGGAVNRGTELNHKLAKA; from the exons atggggaaaaaagtaAAGTCCAACGACACCGGTTTAGATGAAACGATGCCGTCGGCTAAGGTGAAGCAGGAAAGCGGTGGTGCTCCAGAAACTGCTTCCACCAGTGCGGAACCGGCGGCAAGTGGCCTGTACACAGCGTTGGATGCTATGATAGACGATCCGTTCCAGGATCTAGACTGGGAGGAACTATTGCGGTACGATGGCAACCTGACGGACGAGCTACCAGCCGACACCGAG AAAAGGTTGCGCGATACCCTAGCGAACGTCCCGGAAAAGGAACGGCTGAATCGAGTCGATTATCGGTGCGAGTGGGCCGATTGTCGGTTTCGAACTCGGAAGGATGATCTGTTCTTTCCGCACGTGGAAGAGCATGCCGAGATGGCTGAGCCGAACGCACACCGAAACTACCACTGCGAGTGGGATCTATGCGATTTCATTACGGCCAAAGCGGACCTGCTGATTTCGCACCTGCACTATCATGGCTATCATATGAAGTTAAAGACACACGCGGCTAGCTTGCACAAGCTGATCGACATCCCTAAATGCAATCGTGATTTCGATAAACGGAACTTCATCTCGGATCAACCGATGAGCTACACGTGCGCATGGGATGGGTGTGAGGAACGGTTTGTTAAAGTTATGGAGTTCTTCGAACACGTGGTGACCCACACCAAAGCGTACAACGCGGCCAACGCCGACGCCGGAAGAATTGTGCCATGTCTCTGGAAAGACTGCAAGTACCGGTACAAAAGGTGTATGCCACAGTATCACCTGATGTTGCATTgcggcaaaaaaacaatagccTGCTTCGTTTGTGGTGAAATGCTTAGCGTACGCCACAGATACATTCAACACTGCTCTCGGATGATGGATCTACGCT TTCGCAAATATCAGTGTATGGAGTGTGGCACATACTACTCAACCGCCGCGCTGTATCAGAAGCATGTGTACATTCACAGAGACGCTGCCAAACTTGAATGTCCGCACTGCCCGTTTAAATGTTTCTTTGCGTCGAGGATGAAATTACACAGCGCAAAGCACAACCGGAATGTGGAAAAACCCTTCCCGTGCGATAAGTGCGAGTACCGTGCAAGAACGGCGAAAGATATTCAACAGCACACCGAAACACATGACCAGATACATCGTTGCCCCGAATTCGGGTGCAACATGGTGTTTAAGACAGCACAATCAAAGGGGCAG CACATGCGGGAGCACTTCAATTTGACGAAGAAAAGATTTGAATGCCACATTTGTAAAGCAAAGTACCTTTCCGGCGCTCCTTTGTCGAAGCATTTGTTCTTCGAGCATAAGATAAAGCGAGTGCCGGGCTTCACCTTGCTTCGGTACAAGCGTGACACCGACGGGATGTTCCGCCTCAGAACGTACGTtgaacggcgaacgaacgggaaTGGAGGAGCTGTAAACCGAGGAACAGAACTAAACCACAAACTGGCGAAGGCGTGA